CCGAACCGGCGCACGGCGACGCGCGCCTtggccgccggcaccgccccggcgcccgcgcccccaccgtgccgccgccgccgccggcgcgggtgcAGGCAGTCGAAGCCGTCGAGGACGCGGCGCAGCATGTGGCCCAGCTAGCGTCGCGTTCGTCCCCtggcccgccggccggccggcgccgcggcgatcGACGagctgggtgcagccgcgcagcagctacctcgcctcgctcgccggcgcgcccaGTGGCTTTTGGGCCTCGGCCGCCCCGTAATATATCAGACGCCACGGCGACACCGACGGCTCCGGTTTCGCTTCGGCCGCGGGCTAGCGCGCGCGCGGTGGTTACACGGGAAACGCctgttttctctctctctctctcttcctccccctGGCGGGCTACCATTCGTGTGCGTGTACCCTCGCGGGTCGGCCGGCGCCTGCGAGATGgatggatcgatcgatcgatctggCTGCTTGCTTGGTGTGGCGCTGCCGTTTCTTGTACCCATGCGCGCGGCGCACCTACCTCTCCATGGACCATGGTATCTCGGCGTATTCTACTGCTACTATACGTCGTCACGCTACGGATCTGAAAGAGGAAATGGCATACTATACGATGGTGGCCAGAGCCGCTCCACGTGTGTTTAGCTTGGCTGCACGCGTCCGAACACCACGTCACGGGTCCTGGGGCCAAGCCtgtcacggcccacgggccgacTGGGCTGCGCGGGTTACTGTAGCGCAAGCTACTGTAGCGCCGCGGCGCTCAGCTCCGCTCCCAAACTGTaagtaagagagagagagagccgaaccagtttaaatagccggtccctggaaagctagtaactccggttcgaattttttgcgcgaagcgaggacgaaagcgcaagagagttatttagcaggtgtggtttactcaatatatagagtagatcttagccgttatcttgggccgggtcgttacaggggtatcagagccatactctCGCGGGCTACTGTAGCTAGTCCCAAATTGAAAGTAGAGAGGgagctagtaactccggttcgaaccttttgcgcgaagcgaggacgaaagcacaagagagttatttagcaggtgtgattaGAGTACCCGTTATCCTGGGCCGGTTCTTACAAAGCCATTCGATCGTATTGTTTTGCGCCAAGGTTGCGTCGAGGTCAGGTCAGAGGATAATGCCCGGAGCCCACCACCAGCTGCGCAGCCCGGCCGGCTGCCACGCTCTTTTTGGAAGGGGCGGGGGCGATCAATCGCACAACACAACTGGCGCCTCCGACTCCCAAGTCTCCAACTCCAACCACCCCCACACACCACGAGCACCAGAACCCACTCCCATCCATCATCACGACAACCCCCTTCCAAACGGACGTGCAGAAACCCACACGCACCGGGCTGCCGCTTTCGATCAGTTCCGGACGCTGCCGATCCCCGTACCCCCTGCTACTGCACGACACGCCTGCCGGCCGGCCTTTTCTCCAGTCACGAGAACCGCCGTGCCAACGGACGAACAGATCACGCCGGTCACGAGCAGAGAAGACGCTGGCATGCATCTGTCGTCGTcggggacgggacgggacgggccGGACCtaccggccggcgagctcgaccgGCCGCCTTCGATGTCGTCGTCATTTCCGGAGGCGGTTAGCGCCGCGCCTGACGCTGACACCAGCTGATCTCGGAGGCGATCTCGCTGAGCTCCAAGGACCGTGGTCTCTGACAGGTCCAGTACTCTACTCTACTCGCCCAGTCGTTTCTGGAATAACTGCCAGGTGAAAATCCAGCGGCCGCCAAGGcgttgcagcagcagcccaGTTCCTAGAACTTTCATGCTGGAGCCTCACAGCCTCAGGGCCGGCCGGGGCTGACGCTGACGTTGACCTCAACCACCCGCCACCGGTTTCTCTGAAGCAAACGCAAAGCTTGCCGCCGCGTTCCGATCTCCCTCCGCAGCTTTGCATGGCCGGTAGGTGCCGTGGCCGGGTCAGAGGTCACACGACCTTTTGCCTCGTCTTTCCCGGAGCATCGGGGCCAGTAGTTTACAAAAGCCTCATTGCAACCTCGTTGTCTTTTGCATTTCTTTGGAGGCAAGGTTTGGTCGTTGTTCGTCGGCGTCTTTGAATCCCGTGGAACTCACCGAGGCTCGCTTTCCAAGCTGGACTTCGCTTCTGCTGCTTTCGAGCGAAACCGAGTACTTATTAGATCGATGGATTGACCCCTTTTCAGACATAATCAGGAGCGAAGGATTGAAGTTCAGTTCGTCAGTGCTGCCAATCATCGAGCCGACGCAACCCTTCCAGGCTTCAGAGCGGCTTCTCCCATGTCGATCGACTCGTCATAATTAACTCCGCAGGCTTAGCTTTCTGCACCGGATCATGGCGATGGATATATTTCTAATGGATTCGGCAGCGCGCAAAAGACCCGGCAGACGAAAGGCAAGCAGGGCGGCCGTGGGGGGAGAAAAGCGGAGGAACAGCTAGCGAAAGCGAAAGGACCTCGCGATGCATTGTCTCGAGGTCGTCTCGTCATGGCGAAAACGATGCGCGCGGCGGACAGGAGGAAGATGACAAGCGGGACGGGACGAGGCGAGCATGTGGAGAAGCTAGCCTACGACGGCGTCAGGAAAGGGCGCCGCCGGCAACGGCAAGGCATTACCTACTAAAAGGCGAGCGATTCACGTTGGTGGCCTGCGTGGACGGTCTCGCGCAATCGCGTCACTTCGCCACCCGGGCGAGGGGCAGACTGCGGCCAGCCGCCCCCACCGTCCACCACACCACCACCGACGCCGTCGCGACTCGCGGCAGCATCCATTGTTGAATCGTGGGATCGGATTGGGTGTGACCAGTGTGCATCATCAGAACGCACTCGGTTTCAGAGAGAGGAAATTCAGAGGGAGCCGCACTGAAAATCGCCTGCTAGCTCAATGCTCTGATGATATTGTTCAGGACCTTGCCATCCAGTCGTCATGCGGTGACAAGGGCATTGTGAACCCCAACACGGGTCAGCGTCAGCTCGCCACAGTACTACTAGCACAGATTGTTCTGAATCATTGGCGAGCCGGTTCGCTGTCATATCTCAGCATCATATCAGTATTTTTTTAGGGGAGCGTCATATCAGCAGCACAGCCGGCCAGATTTGAGGGACGCATGCATGTGTCAAATCAGGGGCGGTAGACCAACATTAGGAGTATATAATGTCGTGGATCAGGTCTACTTAATCCATTTGCTAAAAAAAAGTCTACTTAATCCCCCAACCAAAGATTATTCTGTGGATCAGGTTCACTGGAAACATTGTTAATGCCTTTGATGCAACCAGTTCCAACCAAAGATGCTACTGAATCTTCCATTCCTTTTGGAAACAGAGATGCTAATAATCttccttccaaaaacaaaatgctaatcttttttttatttcacaaGTTGTCGCCCTGTCCCTCACCCAGTGTCCTCCGTTTGTCAGGTGTTTGTGCCTGTGGTTTGCGTGCTGCTTGGTGATTCGTCGGCATCACTATTCACTAGATAAATTAAATTAGTTAACTTTGCTTTGGAGAGGAGGCCATTCGGCCTTGTTTTGCGAGTGCATCATCACTGTGATGGGGCTGGCAGCATAAACATCAACTTACAAGTTCTGCATCGTTTTCTTGATACTGAAACTCCCTGTGTTCCAGGCAACGATGCTCAGCTTCTCTCAAAGGCATCAACAGCTACAGATCCTCGCTCAAGGTCCCGGCGCTGACCGAGAACAAGAACGCGGCGTGCCTGACCGATCGAGCAGCTCGCGAAGCAGTTCAAGGGCCAGCGGTGCACCAACACCACCGTCATTGGCACCGAGCAGCAGTTCCCGGACGTACTGCTCGTCGCACGGGGACGTCTTCACGGGGCCGCGCGGGACGTCGCTGAACAATGCGGTGCTgctagtttcaaaaaaaaaaaatgcggTGCTGCTTAGTGCTCATGGGCTACGTACCGATCGAGCCGCGGCGGACGGCACCAGGTACTGGATCGTCAACAACTCGTGGGGCGACGACCGCTGTGGTGAGAAGGGCTACATCCGCATGAAGCGCGAAACCGACGCCAAGGAGAGTCTCTGCGGCATCACCATGTACGCCACCAAAAAGTGCTCATGGTCATCAGCCACCACGGCCGCAGCCGCGGACTACAATTCCTACGTCCTATCCTATGATGTAAGATGTAACCACTTTTTAGTCAAGTTCTATGATATAAGGTATAGAGAGAATTAAATACGCTCCTTCATCTTTGAACCAAATAGGTGGTTACGCCTTATAtactgggacggagggagtactagctAGCCAAATGCATGTTAATGTATGTGCTAGCCCCGGTCCATAAGTATgcactccactccactccacgcGTAAGGTAGATAGACGCATACGCCCTCCGTTCTGAAATGTAAGTTATTTTATTTCTTTCTAAATCAAAGTAGTCTAAGTTGGACTAAATTTATAGAGAAAATGGGCATctaaaatatcaaataaataaattataaaaatatatttcacaATAGATCTAATTATTCTAATTTGATATTCAAAATATTATCACTCTTTTCTATAAACTTGATCAAACTTAGAACAAACCAAAATATCTTACAtttcaggatggagggagtaggcaAATAAATGGAGTGTATAGGTATGTATCTTGTTTGAATAAAACAATGTGGCCAACAATGTTGTGTGCAACTACATACCTTCGTTTCTATGTTTACTCTCACAGTAATAATACTTCTCGGTCCGCATCATAGTTTTAAAAACAATTATTAGCATCTCTTATCTGTTTGAGTCTACATGATTATGAGACGTGTTGGTGAACTCGTGGGTGACAGCAGCAGCCGGCAATAGGCGACACCAACTAACCACGGGGGAAGCAACAAGTGAGCATACCCAGTGAGAATGGTAGCAAAGCGTTCAACTTGCCTTCTGCCCACGCAGTAACAATTTGCATGCCAAATAAAGACTATCACAATTTCATGAGAATAATACAACATCATGTGTGTCGGCATActgacaacatcatcaatattaCATGAGACCGGTGTTTATAaagaaaaactttcaaaaaaaagttagCCTGGTGTTTGTCGGCATACTTTCTCATGGATGATGGATCTCCTTGATTACAGCTTCAGTGTAGCCCATCAATGTGTGTCCCTATTCCTTATGAGCAGTATTTCACCATCCTAAGGCTCAACCAGATCAGCCAGTGTCTTCATATTATAGCCCTTAACTTTAAAGCTCTGGTTGGATATATTGAAGCCAAGGTCACGTCCTCTCAAACGGCCTTAAGCATGTGTCTCCTCCAATTTGACCCCAGTTGTTAACACTTGCCTAAAAATAATTCGGGACTTGAGAAATGATGCTCTCCAAAAAGCTCTTCATCATCACCCTAAACAGGGTCCCCAACCTACAAGCCTCACAAAAGAAATGATAAAAACCTATAATATTGAAAGGTGCAAGGTAATCGTACAGAATGTTCTCCACCATGCAAAAATATCTAGTAATTATCTAAAAAAGGGACACTAGTCTCAGTAATCACCCTGAGCCTATAAATAGAGGTCTCCTTCCTTGCCATGGCATCCAATCATGAGTAAGGTAAAGGAGCATGGTAGTAGTGCTAGGAGTAGGAGTGTGTGAAAGTTTGGGAGGCTGAGGATTCGCATTTCCACATAAAGTGTTTGGAAAAAGATTATCCTCAAACATTACAACAACATAGAACATTTATACAATAGCATGAAATCCATCTATTATAATATATTTAATACAAATTTATAATAGGGCATCAGAACACAAGAAATAGATAGTCATCGACATACAAGGAAAAGTACTTCATAGATATCTTAAAATATTTCATTTCGAGTATGTAGAAAGATTGTAATTATAGTACAAGGATACCACCGATATCTTTGACAATAGACCCTAGTATTCATAGCTACTAAGAGGATTAAGAGGATTATGCTGAAATATAAAAATcttgcaaaaaatagaaaaagtgaTAGAATAAATATTACTTATTTATCACCATACGCAAAACTTATCCCACACGAATGGCATGTAAATATTCAGATATATGTATATCCCTTTCCGAGAAGCGGTGTCAAGTGTCACAGCCTCCTAAACTGCTCATCTAGTTGCcttttccctcctcctcctttttttTGTGAATTAACTTGTATTGTATTCTATTTCTTTCAAAGAAGCTGTAATCTGTAATCAGCTCGTTCGGCTAGCTGGCTCCAGCCAGCGCTGACTGCGGCTTGAGTGGCTTGCTGGTGGGACCGGAGAGGTCTGCCAGCTGCGTCAGCAACCAGCCCAGCCGAAACAGCGCATCCGAACAGGGTGAATTTTTCCTCCTTAGAGATACAATCTATCATGTTCTTTGGCTTATTCGAATTGAACAGCCAGATTATAAAATGGCTACTGAATTGTGTATTTAGATTTCTAGTGGAGTCACGGCTGcaccatgaaaaataaaagtaAACCACCTTAAAAGTTGACACCTAACATCAACCAAGGTTATTTCCACGCAGTCAGGACTCCCTCCAGCAATATCAAATTCATCAATTCATAAAAATGGAGACAACGTGCGAGCTGTAAATCCTAATCCATCGGATTGGAGCGCCCCATAATTGTTTGACTGAAAGATTTACCTCTTGACGCTATCCTGGAGTGAGAAAAAGAGTTTATCCTCGGATGAACATGTAGATGAAGCCCTTGGGGCAGAGATCTCGCTTTCTCCTTGAGGCCTCAATCGTTGTCGCTGCTCACTACCAAAGATACCGATCCTCCATCGTGGATGTTGTTGTGGGGGACCAACACACTTGCTGGTATCCTAAGCTGTTGCTACTTCTACTACTACTACTTTTTTTTGTCTTAGTCTCAGCCACTTAGCCAACAAGTTAAACCCTAAGATAGAGAACAAAGTGACACGTTAAACCCTAAGATAGAGAACAAAGTGACACGTTAAACCCTAAGATAGAGAACAAAATGACATCTATTTTGTGAGAGTGGTACACCAATATTCTTAGCTTATCACCACTTAATTTGACCACTGGTCAATGGTTCTCATATCATACGAATACTATAGGTCGATAAGTCGATGGCCTCACCTCGAACGTCGATGAACCCTAAGAGGTGGATCTGCGACCACGTAGCCCAAACTACTCACAATCAGGATGCATTTCTTGCCATCATTGTGATTCGTGGCAATCTCCGAGAACCAATGACCTTCTTAAAGCGAGAAAAGCTTGGCGTCGGCTCATCATATTTATATGAGCCATGCTCATCGAGGCCTATGCTAAGGCAGGGGGCATGCCTTCTACAATGCAGTGCCCCCACTGCACTCTCCCCTCACAACAATCATGCTCACAATGTGTCTCGAAAGTGAGGGAGGTGTTGACCGCATGACATGAATGTTTTCTTTAGATTGAGCAGTAGTTGACACAATCATGCTCACAATGTGTCTCGAAAGTGAGAGAGGTGTTGACCGCATGACATGAATGTTTTCTTTAGATTGAGCAGTAGTTGACAGTGTTCCACTCAATGACGACATAGGACATGCTGATTGATTGTTGACAGGTGACAGAAAATTGCATGTTGATTGACCGTTGATTGGTGATGGAGAATTGCAAGACAAACAATATATTTGGCTCACTCAGTACGCGTAGCTTCAGCGCAGTTCAGTATGCCACCTTGCGATTGTCTATTTGAATCCACCTTAATTAAGTAGATAGATATTTAAACCATTTCATTTCAAACTCTATATCTGATTTAGCTGTGGAAATTGGCTCAGTGTTGTGCCGATCATTATTGCCAAAATATTTCAATTAGCTGCTGCGGTGATTTACTGTCTAATTAATTGTTGATGCTGTGCACATCTCTAGGAAACAGGACATGCATGTAAACTCCATTGCCCAGATACGAGCGCCATTAATCTTTTTTAGAACATGTAAAAACTCCATTGCCCGGATAAGAGcgccatttttttttttgctgagaCAGGCCTCGCTTAACTGGGATACTATTGCACAGTGAGCTCAGGTTGTACTCAAGAGGACGGTGGTGGAAATTGCTTCCCCCGCAACTCATTCAGCATGTCCTTTTGCAACTATATTAGCACTCGATGGTAAGAACCCATTTACTTCTTCCCGAGTTCACCGAACCACACGCTGATTACAACCGATGCAGGTGACTTATTCTCAACTAATATTAGCACTCAATGGTAAGAACCCATTTACTTCTTCCTGAGTTCACCTTACCACACGCTGATAACAACCGATGCAGGTGACATATTCTCACGAAGTCACGATCATAGATGCTACAAGGCTAACACGTTGAAAATTGCCGAGTATTAGTCTATTCCATTTCAATACAATCGGTGAGGGGTTCACACGATCTATAAGAAAACGGAGCCAAGTGCACATCATTATGTAAACCATTTTTAACAGACTCACTGTTTATTTCAACATTAGCATATCCAATTTGTCAAGGTGGACCATTTCTCAATATAAATAACACACAACACGGGAACGGAACCAGATGACAACACGGTTAGAACAAAAGTCCATACATGCGCAAAATAATGTTTTATTTTTAGCACATTATTTCCAAAGATCCCAAACCCCACGATCAATGAATaatcatacaagcaaacaacagTCACACAGCAAGCACCAAGTCCAGATAGCCCTGATAAATTGATTGCACACTAATGCTATAACATGCCGCTAACTAAACCAAACAAAAGAACAAATAaactaaacaaacaaagaacacTAGTAAATGGATCCTACCAAATCAAACGGTCACACACTCTAGACGGATAGATTAATCAATGCCAGGCATATACATACCAAAATCGTGAAACCAAACAATGCACATACATCAAAGAAAATCTACAGTTCAGTTCTAAAGCAGTGAAGCACCGCATATCATGCCcaagaaaataataataataaaaaaagacCACACAGGCGCACACCTAGAAATTCCTTCTTGACACAGATTGTTAAAGAAAGAAGTCAGACACCACAGGACTTCAACTATTCCATTCCATTTGGAGTTAACTATCAGTTTAATAGCTACAAACTGACTGATCGAAAGAATAACAATATGGACTATATCAGCTAGCTGACACTCCTGACTTAGGTTACTACTTGAACCTGACTGATCCAGGTTGACTCAAGGGTTTGATACAAGAAACCGAAGGAAATAAAACAAATAGGCGCAGTTCATGTTCAACTTTGCAAACAATATATGAAAGCCTAAATAAATGTTGTAGTGCAAATTGAGGTGGCTAATGCCCAGATTCAAGATCACATCAAACTACATATACAGGCAACATCTATCATATCGTTGGAGCAACAACTGTGAGGTTGTGTCCCAGCTGAAATCCATCTTGAATAACCATACATcaacaataaataaaataacCACTACTCATAGTAAAACTACCACCTAAAACTAGCTATGTTCACCTTGAATGGGCAAAGCAAAGGAGAAAGATAACATATAGGAAAAAAGATACCATTAATCCTTACATCTTTCCATCTACAGCACACTGGAAAAGGAAGACTTTGATAGAACAGGAAAAAGAATAGAGCAGATAACACCTACAGAACTATGCCAGCAATGCCAGGTAGATGGCATAACTAAAGGTAGCTACTGCTGGTTGTGATGTCTGACAATCACATTCCTAATATGATAATATCCTACTTTCTTTCCTATATACatctaaaaaaaactaatcaCAGCTAGCTACCTTCCAAACCTTCAGATGAGCCCACAAATATCATTGTGACAGTATGCATCTTGAGCATAGACTCCAGACTACATCCTGCATGTCGGCATGTCCTACTTGAACCGCACAAAAACTCCAACAATGTTAAGAACATTAGCAATATAAAACAAATATATGCAAGTTCTGCGCCAAAGATTCCAGCATGGTATGTGATGCTTTGGTACCCTCATGCACGCATCTACCAACAGTGAGAAACTCGTTACTGTGTTTGTTAGTAGGAAATGTAAAGAAGCCACATTGAAAACATTAGGTTCCACAGTACAATCGACAGCATCTCCATTATACCTGATATTCATCAAGCGCTTAAAACTCTGTCTGCCTGTGCCAATCTGTCAAGAAAACTGCCAAACAACTTAGGCAAAGATGTAAGATGAAAAGATTGACAGATTCATCAGATGTCAAACATGCATTTCTAAGTCATATCAACCAGCAAGGGGCAGCAAGCTTTTTTGCTCCTGATGTTGAGGACTGCTAGCACTTATCATATACCAAATCAAGGTGAAGAAGAACAAAATATACAAACAATTAAAAATATATAGCGCTTATAAGGGTAATCAAACAATAGAGCATTAAGAGACCTCACATGGTAATTTTAAATAATGACAAGAAATATCATAACAAACACATTAGTAAAAGGTTCCATAAAACAGCGTCCAAATGAGAAGGCAAATATTCCGATGCCTGGTGAGCCAATAGTGCTTCATACTTTCTTAAGCATGCAACCTCTGCAATGGTCACAACAGCACACAGCAAGGTTAAGATGTGAGTCCCAAACTTCCAACAAGAAATAAATCAGGTCGGTATAAGCtccaagaaagatcaagcctgTCAAAAAAGTTGAGCCAACATAGAAAAAGTGAAGCCTGGTTAGTAAACCATTGCACATGAAAACAAAGGGGCAAAGCATAACACAAGCATATAATCTATTGAGAAATTATTTATGTTTATATTTATATACTAAGTGCATGAGAAAGTGCACTATATCATATCCTGCAAAGATATTCTGGTGTTCCTTtctcaataaaaaaaataaaatgtcaTAATATCTTATCAAAACTGAATGTTGTCTTGCTAAGAGTTTTACTGACTTCCTGCCATCCTAGACAAGCAATGAGCATGTCAGTCCTAGCCTCATTATAAACATCAGGGGCAATTTGGTTTAATAAAACCCTACATCTCGGAAAATTATCCTtataaacaaaataaagagTAGAAATCTTGCACAACTTCATCTTGCATAATTAGTTCGCACCATGTCGAGACTAAGAATTATTATAGTGCAAACTCATTAAGTCGAACGAAACGTTGGACAACATATAACTATATAGCCTATTAGTCTCAACAGAACAATGGCCAAATTTATTATAATAGTATAATAAAAAAACATGAGAACTGAAACATGGGCCTCCTGGTGAAATAAATAGCAAATCATACCCAATTATACATTCTTCAATCAATAGAAAAAAGATCATGTTAAGTTACCTTTCGCCCTTTGTTGGAAAGAAATCACCCAAGCTTGGCTTATCACTTTATCTCTGACATAAACTTGTCATACTCTGCATCAGCACCATAGGAAGTTGGCTGGTCGGTGGTGGAGGACaaaggtggtggaggtggcggcaCTGTACTGTGGGTGGCCCAAGGTGCAGTTGCAATACTCTGAGAGGGATCAACActagctggtggtggtggaggtggtggctgAAATGTAGGATAGTATGGAGAATAACTATAAGGTGGTGGAGGGTACATTGGTGGTGCATTTGATGCGCTGGAGGATGCATATACTGGAGTTGGGGCAGCGTGAGTGGGTGCTCCAGAACTCGGTGGTGTTACACCAGGAGGATAATTCTGAGCTCCATCACCTGATGGAGCAGTGCCTGGTGGAGGGATTGGAGCTGCTGGGGGTGGTGGGGGAGGAGGATACTGCACACCATATGGAAGTGGGGCTGTCTGACCTGGTGCAGGGAGTGCAGGATTGTATATGCTAGAgcctggtggcggcggaggaaaTGAAGCATATGGTGGTGGGTGCCCCCATGGAACTGGAGCATAACtccctggaggaggaggaggtgccccCATGTAGGATTGGGAGGAATAGCCACCAGAAGCACGATCTGTAGGAGGATATGACGGTGGTGCTGAAACTGCCGGTGCTGACTGTGGAGGCTTGCCTGCAACTCTAACTGCAATAACTCTACCTTCAAGATGGTGACCATTCATTGCAGCAATCGCAGCATTAGCCTGTGAGACATCTGAATACTTCACAAATCCATATCCTTTGCTATGCCCAGTGTTTCGATCCTTGATCACCTTAGCCATGACAATATCCCCAAATTGTGAAAACAGACTGATCAACCCTGCATCATCCATTGTAGGTGGCAAGTACCCGATATACAGATTTGTCTCGTCATAGTCCTTCTTGATACCATTGGCCCCAGTGGcagccgcaccaccaccacctgcagCAGACCAAGGCGGGTTATTCCCACTACCAGCAGAAGCactaccactaccaccacctccTGTAAGAGCCAACATCGGACCACCAGATTTTGTCATGGACTCGGGTGCACTCCCACCACCAAGCTCAGCCAGGAAATTCTGATATTCATCATCCATCTTCTTCCCCGCTGTTCCCTTGACTGGACAATCAATTGTCGGGTGCCCACCATCACCACAGATCTTGCACTGCACATCACTCTTAAACGTGGACATCTTATTGGGGCAAGCATACTGCCTGTGACCAGGCTCCCCACATGTCCTACAAAACTC
This portion of the Panicum virgatum strain AP13 chromosome 2N, P.virgatum_v5, whole genome shotgun sequence genome encodes:
- the LOC120662016 gene encoding splicing factor-like protein 1; this translates as MASAETLAPSPSREPSSDPPRAVSSEPPRDPSSEPHGNGDGSGAGAGDSSRRRRRSRWEQSNDDSAANNSGGEGGSGARKRKTRWAEEEPRPAIALPDFMKDFAAEMDPEVHALNARLLEISRLLQSGLPLDDRPEGARSPSPEPVYDNLGIRINTREYRARERLNRERQEIISQLIRRNPAFKPPSDYRPPKLQKKLYIPMKEYPGYNFIGLIIGPRGNTQKRMEKETGAKIVIRGKGSVKEGKLLQKRDLKPDPSENEDLHVLVEAETQEALDAAAGMVEKLLTPVDEVLNEHKRQQLRELAALNGTIRDDEFCRTCGEPGHRQYACPNKMSTFKSDVQCKICGDGGHPTIDCPVKGTAGKKMDDEYQNFLAELGGGSAPESMTKSGGPMLALTGGGGSGSASAGSGNNPPWSAAGGGGAAATGANGIKKDYDETNLYIGYLPPTMDDAGLISLFSQFGDIVMAKVIKDRNTGHSKGYGFVKYSDVSQANAAIAAMNGHHLEGRVIAVRVAGKPPQSAPAVSAPPSYPPTDRASGGYSSQSYMGAPPPPPGSYAPVPWGHPPPYASFPPPPPGSSIYNPALPAPGQTAPLPYGVQYPPPPPPPAAPIPPPGTAPSGDGAQNYPPGVTPPSSGAPTHAAPTPVYASSSASNAPPMYPPPPYSYSPYYPTFQPPPPPPPASVDPSQSIATAPWATHSTVPPPPPPLSSTTDQPTSYGADAEYDKFMSEIK